The following DNA comes from Streptomyces sp. NBC_00273.
TGGTGGGGGCGGCTGCCCGCAGCGCGCCCAGCACCTGCTCGGTCCGCTCCCGGCCGCTGCTCTCGCGCACGATCCAGGTGATGTCCGCGTCGGCGGGCGCCCGGAGGTCGAGCCGGTCGTCCTCGTGCGGGACCTCGAACCAGGCCTTGACCCGGGTCCCGGCGGGGAGCCGGTCCAGGATCGCGCCCGCGGCCGGCAGCGCGGTCTCGTCCGCGTACATCCAGATCTCGTCGGTGTCGGCCGGCGGCTGGAAGCGTACGGACTTGTTCTCCGCGACGGCCGGTCCGATCGCCATGATCCGACGGCCGGTCACCGCCCGCCCCGCCCAGCGGGACGCGGGGCTGGAGTCCCCGTGGAGGACGAAGTCGATGTCGACCTCGTCCGCGCCCTCGGGCGTACGGCGCTGCTCGCGCACCGTGTAGGAGCGCATCACCGGCCGCTCCTCGTCCGGCATCGCGCGCCAGGCGGCGAACCAGGTGTCCTCGTCCGTGGACGGGAGCACCGTGTGCTCCTGGTCGGGCGCGGGCAGGAAGAGCGACAGGCTCTGGTCGAAGCCGCCCGAACGGAAGCCCGCGAGGGACTCCCCGCCGAACGTGACCCGCAGGAACGAGTGGCCCAGGCGGCGCGTGCGGAGCACTTCGAGCTCGAAGAACCGGAAGTGTGCGACGGCCGGGGCGTCGGATGCGGTGGCGGTCATGCGGAGAGGTCCCCCCTGGGAGTCGGTACGGCTTGCCTGGCGGCCGGGGTCACCGGGCGCCGAGGGTCAGCTGACCTTCTTGGCGTTCTGGATGGACTTCGCGAGGTCTTCCAGGATCTGCGCGCACTTGTCGTACGAGAAGATCGGCTCGGTCACGCGCGAGACGACCTGACCGGCCTTGACGGCGGGCAGCTCGTTCCAGGTCGGCTTGGCCTTCAGCTGCTCGGGCTGCAGGGTGCCGGTGCGGTTGTCGAGCAGGATGACGTCGGCCTTGTACTTGCCGGCGTTCTCCCAGCTGAGGCTCTCGAAGAAGCCGCCCTCTTCCAGCTTCTCGGGGGTGACGAACTCGACGCCGAGCTGCTTGAAGTACTTCAGGTCGGCAGCGGTGTCCGGGGAGGACGCGTAGAACAGGGCGTCCGCGCCGGAGCCCACGAGCACCTTGACGCCCGGGTTGGCCTTGGTGGTCTCGCGCAGCTTCGCGGTGGCGGCCTCGAAGCGGGCCTTGGAGTCCACGGTCTTCTTCGAGTTCAGGTCCGCGCCGAGGGACTTGGCGAGGTCCGCGGTGCGCTCCAGCGCCTTGTCGAGGGTGACGTCGCCGCCCACCTTGATCGCGGCGGCCGGGGCGAGCGAGAGGATCTTGTCCTTCGAGGCCTCGGGCAGGTACCAGTAGGTGCCGTCCCAGCTGTTGGTGACCAGCAGGTCGGGCTGGAGGGCCGCGTACTTCTCGACGTTGAACTCGTCGTAGACGTTGCCGAGGATCTCGACCTTGGAGATGTCCAGCGAGCCGGCCTGGACGTCGGCCTTGCCGTCGGCGGTCTTGGTCGGGCCGAACACGCCCTTGACCGGGACGCCGTAGTCGTAGAGCGCGGCGGCGGTGCCGGTGAAGGCGACGATGTTCTTCGGCTTGGCCTTCGTGGTGACGTCCTTGCCGAGGTCGTCCTTGAAGGTCCAGGCGGCGGACGCCGCGGCGCCGTTGTCCTTGCCGCCGTCACCCTTCGCCGAGTCGGTGCCGCCGCACGCGGCGAGGACCGCTACCAGGCCGAGGGCGCCACCTGCCGCGACGAAGCCGCGACGGGTGAAGGAGGAGGTTCGGGACTTGGGCATGTCGATGTCCGCTTTCGTGCGTGCAGGGTGGCCGCTGGGCCGTTCGGTGAGAAGGTTAGCCTAACCTAAGGGTTTGTCCAGGGGTCAACCAAGATCCGGTCGTGAGGTGGATCACCATCCTGGAATCCGGCCCGACGGGCCGGCACCCGTATCGCCCGCGGTGAGGGCCCGAGTTGGGGGACTTTGCGAACGGGTGAGGGGGACCGGCCAGGGTCGGGCTCCGTCCGCCCGAGGGTGCGACCGGGCCGCGCCCCGCCGTCCACCGATTTCGATCACGGGTGTGAATACTGAGCCGATGCGAAACAAATGGTGGATGGCCACAGGAGCGAACCTCGTGATGGGGGTCCCTGGCGTCGTGCCGGTCTGGCTCCTTTGGTACATCACCGTCAACGGGCCGCTCTCCGAACTCGGTTGGACCCAGCGGGAACCCACGGAGAACGACGGCATGCTGCTCTGGCTGGTGATCGTGGTACCGATCGTGACCGCGTTCGCACTGCTGTGGTGGCTCGTCAACCACTTCGTACGACGGTGGAACACGGCGGCCGCCCGGGTCTACTGGCCGGTGTGCGCCCTGGTGACCCTGGCTCCCACGGCCACGCTCGTGGTCTTCTCCTGACCGCCCGCCGACATGCCGAAGTCCGGCGCGGGCACGGGGCCCACGCCGGACGTCGTCATCGGGTGCCTCAGCCGGCGAAACCCAGCTCGCGCGCGATCAGCATGCGCTGGACCTCGCTCGTGCCCTCGCCGATCTCCAGGATCTTGGAGTCCCGCCACATCCGGGCCACCGGGTACTCGTTCATGAAGCCGTAGCCGCCGTGGATCTGGGTCGCCTCGCGCGCGTTGTCGACGGCGACCGTCGAGGAGTACAGCTTCGCGATCGCCGCCTCCTTCTTGAACGGCTCCCCGGACACCAGCCGCGACGCCGCGTCGCGCCAGCCGATGCGGGCCATGTGGGCGCGCATCTCCATGTCGGCCAGCTTGAACTGGATGGCCTGGTTGTCGCCGATCGCCTTGCCGAAGGCGTGCCGCTCCTTGGCGTACTTCACCGACTCGTCCACACAGCCCTGCGCGAGACCGGTCGCGAGCGCGGAGATGGCGATCCGGCCCTCGTCGAGGATCCGCAGGAACTGCGCGTAGCCGCGGCCCTCCTGGCCCACCAGGTTGGCCAGCGGGACCCGTACGCCGTCGAAGGACAGCTCACGGGTGTCCGAGGAGTTCCAGCCCACCTTGGAGTACGGCGCCGCCACCGTGAAGCCCGGGGTGCCGGACGGGACGATGATCGAGGAGATCTCCGGGCGGCCGTCCGCCTTGCGGCCCGTCACGGCGGTCACGGTGACCAGACCGGTGATGTCCGTACCGGAGTTGGTGATGAAGCACTTGGAGCCGTTGATGACCCACTCGTCGCCGTCCTTGACGGCGGTGGTGCGGGTGCCGCCCGCGTCGGAGCCGGCACCCGGCTCCGTCAGGCCGAAGGCGCCGAGGATCTCGCCGGAGCACATCTTCGGCAGCCACTGCTGCTTCTGCTCCTCGGAGCCGAAGAGGTAGATCGGCATGGCGCCGAGGGAGACCCCGGCCTCCAGGGTGATGGCGACCGAGGAGTCGACGCGGGCCAGCTCCTCCAGGGCGATGCCGAGGGCGAGGTAGTCCCCGCCCATGCCGCCGTACTCCTCCGGGAAGGGCAGGCCGAACAGGCCCATGCGGCCCATCTCGGCGACGATCTCGTAGGGGAACTCGTGCCGCTCGTACAGGTCACCGATCTTCGGGGCGACGACGTCGTGCGCGAACGCCTCCACGGTGCGGCGGAGTTCCTCGTGCTCAGGGGTGAGCCGGTGGTCGAGGGACATGGTGTGACTACTCCTTGTGGGAGAGGGCGCGGACGGTACGGGAGGGGCTGGGACGTCCCAGCCGTTCGGCCATCCACACGCTCGTGGCGGTGAGGGCGGACAGGTCGACCCCGGTTTCGATGCCGAGGCCGTCGAGCATCCACACCAGGTCCTCGGTCGCGAGGTTGCCGGTGGCGCTCTTCGCGTACGGGCAGCCGCCGAGGCCGCCCGCGGAGGCGTCGACGGTGCTCACGCCGTGCTGGAGCGCGGCGAGGGTGTTGGACAGGGCCTGGCCGTAGGTGTCGTGGAAGTGCACGCCGATGCGGTCGGTGGTGACGCCGGCCTCGTTCAACGCGGAGAGCAGGGCCTGGACGTGGCCCGGCGTCGCCACGCCGATCGTGTCGCCGAGGCTCAGCTCGTCACAGCCGAGGTCCAGCAGGGCCTTGGCGACGGAGACGACCTGGTGGACCGGGACGGCGCCCTCCCAGGGGTCGCCGAAGCACATCGAGAGGTAGCCGCGCACGTGCGCGCCACCCTCCTTGGCCCGGGCCACGACGGGCTCGAACATGGCGAGGGACTCGGCGACGGTGCGGTTGAGGTTGCGGGAGGCGAAGGTCTCGGTGGCCGAGCCGAAGACCGCGATGCGGGTGGCCCCGAGGGCGAGCGCGCGGTCGAGGCCGCGCTCGTTGGGGACGAGGACGGGCAGGTGCGCGTCGATGTCGGCGAGCTGCGGGAACAGCTCCTCCGCGTCGGCCAGTTGGGGCACCCACTTGGGGTGCACGAAGCTGGTCGCCTCGATGGTCGTCAGTCCGGCGGCGGCGAGGCGGCGGATGAACTCCGCCTTGACCTTCGTGGGTACGGCCGACTTCTCGTTCTGCAGGCCGTCGCGGGCGCCGACCTCGTGGATGCGGACCCGGGCCGGCAGGCCGGGGGCCGGGACGTTCATGGGCAGCCCGATCACGCGGCTCCCTCCTTGTCCTCGTTCGCGTCCTCGTCCGGGGTGACGACGGCCAGGATCTGGTCCATGGCGACCGTGGTGCCGGGGGTCACGTCCAGCTCGGTGACGGTGCCGGCGTGCGGGGCGGAGATGACGTGCTCCATCTTCATCGCCTCGACGACGAGGAGGCTCTGCCCGGCCGCGACCGTGTCACCGACGGCCACCTTCACCATGGTGACGGTGCCGGGCATGGGGGCGGCGAGGGTGTCGGCGCCGCCGCGTCCGGCTCCGCTGAGGTTGGCCACGACGGGGTCGTACGTCTGGACGTGCCAGCTGTCGCCGTCGCGCCCGAGCCAGGTCCCCTCCGGGGAGGCGGCGTGGCTGAACCGGTGCGTGACGCCGTCGAGTTCGATGGTGACGGTGTCGGGGGTGCGGGTGACGATCCGGCCGCGGGCCGGTGCGCCGGGGCTCTGCCCCGGACCCCGCGCCTCGAGCTCCCCCGGACTCCGTCCGGGGGTACCCCCTGGCGAGGCTGAGATTGGCGCGGCCGGGTCGGATACGAGCAGCTCGCAGTTCGTTCCGCGGAGGCGGGTGCGGACCTCGACCGGGTCCTGGCCGGGAAGGCGGAAGTGGTGCACCGTCCAGGCGGGTGTGCCGCCGAGGCGCCAGCCGTCGGCTGCGTCGAAGGGGTCGATCCACTTACCCAGCCCGTCCGGCGTTTGAGGACCGGGGTCCGGGGCGGAGCCCCGGTTTCGGGAAGGGGCGGGTCGGGGGACGTCCAGCAGCGCAGCCGCCGCGTACACCTCCGGCGGCACCCCCTCCGGCAGCAGCCCGGAAAGGTCGCGCTCGACCAGGCCGGTGTCCAGGTCGCCCGACACCACGTCCGGGTGCGCCAGCAGGCGACGCAGGAAACCGGTGTTGGTCTGCACGCCCAGGATCACCGTGTCGGCCAGGGCCCCGCGCAGCATGCGCAGGGCAGTGGCGCGGTCCGGGCCGTGGACGATGACCTTCGACAGCATCGGGTCGTACGTCGAGCCCACCGGCACGCCCGCCGTCAGCCCGGAGTCGGTGCGCACCGCACCGCCCGAGGGCTCGGACAGGGCCAGCACCGTGCCGCCGGACGGCAGGAACCCGCGCGCCGGGTCCTCCGCGCAGACGCGGGCCTCGATGGCGTGCCCGGTCAGCGTCACCTCGGACTGCGTGAAGTCGAGGGGGGTGCCCGCCGCGACCCGCAGCTGCTGTTCCACCAGGTCCAGCCCGGTGATCAGCTCCGTCACCGGGTGCTCGACCTGGAGGCGGGTGTTCATCTCCATGAAGTAGTAGGAGGAGGGGTCGCCGCCCGGCACGATGAACTCCACCGTGCCCGCGCCGACGTACCCGCAGGAGCGGGCCGCGTCGACGGCCGCGGCGCCCATCGCCGCCCGGGTCTTCTCGTCGAGCAGGACCGACGGGGCCTCCTCGATCACCTTCTGGTGCCGGCGCTGGAGCGAGCACTCGCGCTCGCCCAGGTGCACCACGTTCCCGTGGGCGTCCGCCAGCACCTGGATCTCGATGTGCCGCGGCCGGTCCACCCACCGCTCGACCAGCAGCGTGTCGTCGCCGAAGGAGGACCGCGCCTCGCGGCGGGCCGCCGCGATCTCCTCGGCCAGCACCGCCTCGTCGCGCACCAGCCGCATGCCCTTGCCGCCGCCGCCCGCCGAGGGCTTCAGCAGCACCGGCATGCCGATCTCCGCGGCCGCCGCGGCCAGTTCGGCGTCGGTCAGGCCGCTGCCCGAGGAACCCGGGACCACGGGCACGCCCGCCGCCTTCACGGTCTCCTTGGCCCGGATCTTGTCGCCCATCAGGTTGATGGCGCTCGCCGGGGGCCCGATGAAGGCGAGCCCCGCGTCGGCGCAGGCCTGCGCGAAGGCCGCGTTCTCGGCGAGGAAGCCGTAGCCGGGGTGGACGGCCTCGGCGCCGGTGCGCCGGGCGGCATCCAGCAGCCGCTCCACCGACAGGTAGCTCTCGGCGGCCGCGGCCGGGCCGATCCGGACGGCCGTGTCGGCCTCCCGTACGTGGCGGGCGTCCGCGTCGGCGTCGCTGAAGACGGCCACGGAGCGGATGCCGAGCTGCCGCAGGGTGCGGATGACCCGGACCGCGATCTCGCCCCGGTTCGCCACCAGAACAGTGCTGAACATCAGTGAGGTCCTCACGTCACATACGGAAGATGCCGAAGCCCGAGTCGCCCAGCGGGGCGTTCGCGCACGCGGTCAGGGCCAGTCCCAGCACCTGCCGGGTTTCCATCGGGTCGATGACCCCGTCGTCCCACAGCCGCGCCGTGGCGTAGTAGGCGTTGCCCTGTTCCTCGTACTGCGCGCGGACCGGGGCCTTGAAGGCCTCCTCGTCCTCGGCGGGCCACTCCTGGCCCGCGCCCTCGATCTGGTCGCGCTTGACCGTCGCGAGCACCGAGGCCGCCTGCTCCCCGCCCATCACGGAGATCTTGGCGTTGGGCCACATCCACAGGAAGCGGGGCGAGTACGCCCGACCGCACATCGAGTAGTTGCCGGCGCCGTACGAGCCGCCGACCACGACCGTCAGCTTCGGCACCCGGGTGCAGGCCACGGCCGTCACCATCTTGGCGCCGTGCTTGGCGATGCCGCCGGCCTCGTAGTCCTTGCCGACCATGAAGCCGGAGATGTTCTGGAGGAAGAGGAGCGGGATGCCGCGCTGGTCGCACAGCTCGATGAAGTGCGCGCCCTTCTGCGCGGACTCGGCGAACAGGATGCCGTTGTTGGCGATGATCCCGACCGGGTGTCCGTGGATCCGGGCGAAGCCGGTGACCAGCGTCTGGCCGAACTCGGACTTGAACTCCTGGAAGCGGGAGCCGTCCACGATGCGCGCGATGATCTCGCGGGCGTCGTACGGGGTGCGCGAGTCGACGGGGACCGCACCGTACAGCCCGTACGGGTCCACCTTGGGCTCTTCCGGCGCCTCGACCGACCAGGGCAGGGCCCCGCGCTCGGGCAGGGTCGCCACGATGTTCCGTACGATCCGCAGCGCGTGCGCGTCGTCCTCCGCGAGGTGGTCGGTCACGCCGGAGGTCCGGGAGTGGACCTCGCCGCCGCCGAGCTCCTCGGCCGTGACCACCTCACCGGTGGCGGCCTTCACCAGCGGCGGGCCGCCCAGGAAGATCGTGCCCTGGTTGCGGACGATGACGGCCTCGTCGCTCATGGCCGGTACGTACGCGCCGCCCGCGGTGCAGGAGCCGAGGACGGCGGCGATCTGCGGGATGCCGGCGCCCGACATGCGGGCCTGGTTGTAGAAGATGCGGCCGAAGTGCTCCCGGTCGGGGAAGACCTCGTCCTGCATCGGCAGGAAGGCACCGCCGGAGTCGACCAGGTAGAGGCAGGGGAGACGGTTCTCCAGGGCCACCTCCTGGGCGCGCAGGTGCTTCTTGACGGTCATCGGGTAGTACGTGCCGCCCTTGACGGTGGCGTCGTTCGCGACGATCACGCACTCGCGGCCACTGACCCGGCCGATGCCCGCGATGACCCCGGCGGCGGGGGCGGCGCCCCCGTACATGCCCTCGGCAGCCAGCGGGGCCAGCTCCAGGAAGGGCGATCCCGGGTCGAGGAGGGCGTCCACGCGGTCGCGCGGGAGGAGTTTCCCGCGGGCGGTGTGGCGGGCGCGGGCCTTCTCGCCGCCGCCGAGCCGGGCCGCGTCGAGCCGGGCGCGCAGGCCCTCGGTCAGCTCGCGGTGGGCGGCCTCGTTGGTCCGCCAGGCCTCGGACGCCGGGTCCGCGGCGCTCGTCAGCACTGGTGCCTGCTGCATCGGTCGAGCTCCCTTGCTCGTTCCACTTGCTCGGTGCACGCTGTTAGTGAGCGTTAACGTGTATGGGGCTTAGGTTAACGACCGCTAACGGCCCTGTCTAGAATGGTTTCCCATGAGCACCAGAGCGGCCGCACCCACCCGTCGCGAGCAGATCCTCAGTGAGGCCGCTCGTCTCTTCGCCGCGCGTGGATTCCACGGCGTGGGCGTCGACGAGATAGGGGCCGCCGTGGGCATCAGCGGACCCGGCCTGTACCGGCACTTCGCGGGCAAGGACGCCATGCTCGCCGAGCTGCTCGTCGGCATCAGCGAGCGGCTGCTGACCGGCGGCCGGCACCGCGTGGCGGAGGCGGCGGGCGACCCGGCCCGGGTGCTGTCCTCCCTCATCGACGGCCACATCGACTTCGCGCTCGACGACCGGGCGCTGATCACCCTGCACGACCGGGAGCTCGACCGGCTGCGGGAGGCCGACCGCAAGCTCGTACGGCAGCTCCAGCGCCAGTACGTGGAGCTGTGGGTGGAGGTCGTACGGGAACTGCACCCGGAGGTCGGCGAGGCGGAGGTACGGGTCGCCGTGCACGCGGTCTTCGGCCTGCTCAACTCCACCCCGCACCTGGCGGCCCTGGGGCGCGAGGCGGTGGAATCGCTCCTGCGGCGCCTCGCACACGGCGCGTTCGGGGCGCTGTCGGCGTGAGCCGGGGCGTCCGCCGACCGGAATGGACGCGCCGCCTCCGCCCCGGCGGCGGCAGAATGGCCCGTATGCCGAAGCCGATAGAGACGTCCGTACCTACCCGCGCCGAACTCATCGACCACCTGGTCCGCACGCGGATCGCGGGGCAGGTCGCCACG
Coding sequences within:
- a CDS encoding acetyl-CoA carboxylase biotin carboxylase subunit, with protein sequence MFSTVLVANRGEIAVRVIRTLRQLGIRSVAVFSDADADARHVREADTAVRIGPAAAAESYLSVERLLDAARRTGAEAVHPGYGFLAENAAFAQACADAGLAFIGPPASAINLMGDKIRAKETVKAAGVPVVPGSSGSGLTDAELAAAAAEIGMPVLLKPSAGGGGKGMRLVRDEAVLAEEIAAARREARSSFGDDTLLVERWVDRPRHIEIQVLADAHGNVVHLGERECSLQRRHQKVIEEAPSVLLDEKTRAAMGAAAVDAARSCGYVGAGTVEFIVPGGDPSSYYFMEMNTRLQVEHPVTELITGLDLVEQQLRVAAGTPLDFTQSEVTLTGHAIEARVCAEDPARGFLPSGGTVLALSEPSGGAVRTDSGLTAGVPVGSTYDPMLSKVIVHGPDRATALRMLRGALADTVILGVQTNTGFLRRLLAHPDVVSGDLDTGLVERDLSGLLPEGVPPEVYAAAALLDVPRPAPSRNRGSAPDPGPQTPDGLGKWIDPFDAADGWRLGGTPAWTVHHFRLPGQDPVEVRTRLRGTNCELLVSDPAAPISASPGGTPGRSPGELEARGPGQSPGAPARGRIVTRTPDTVTIELDGVTHRFSHAASPEGTWLGRDGDSWHVQTYDPVVANLSGAGRGGADTLAAPMPGTVTMVKVAVGDTVAAGQSLLVVEAMKMEHVISAPHAGTVTELDVTPGTTVAMDQILAVVTPDEDANEDKEGAA
- a CDS encoding ABC transporter substrate-binding protein; the protein is MPKSRTSSFTRRGFVAAGGALGLVAVLAACGGTDSAKGDGGKDNGAAASAAWTFKDDLGKDVTTKAKPKNIVAFTGTAAALYDYGVPVKGVFGPTKTADGKADVQAGSLDISKVEILGNVYDEFNVEKYAALQPDLLVTNSWDGTYWYLPEASKDKILSLAPAAAIKVGGDVTLDKALERTADLAKSLGADLNSKKTVDSKARFEAATAKLRETTKANPGVKVLVGSGADALFYASSPDTAADLKYFKQLGVEFVTPEKLEEGGFFESLSWENAGKYKADVILLDNRTGTLQPEQLKAKPTWNELPAVKAGQVVSRVTEPIFSYDKCAQILEDLAKSIQNAKKVS
- a CDS encoding acyl-CoA dehydrogenase family protein, translated to MSLDHRLTPEHEELRRTVEAFAHDVVAPKIGDLYERHEFPYEIVAEMGRMGLFGLPFPEEYGGMGGDYLALGIALEELARVDSSVAITLEAGVSLGAMPIYLFGSEEQKQQWLPKMCSGEILGAFGLTEPGAGSDAGGTRTTAVKDGDEWVINGSKCFITNSGTDITGLVTVTAVTGRKADGRPEISSIIVPSGTPGFTVAAPYSKVGWNSSDTRELSFDGVRVPLANLVGQEGRGYAQFLRILDEGRIAISALATGLAQGCVDESVKYAKERHAFGKAIGDNQAIQFKLADMEMRAHMARIGWRDAASRLVSGEPFKKEAAIAKLYSSTVAVDNAREATQIHGGYGFMNEYPVARMWRDSKILEIGEGTSEVQRMLIARELGFAG
- a CDS encoding carboxyl transferase domain-containing protein, with translation MQQAPVLTSAADPASEAWRTNEAAHRELTEGLRARLDAARLGGGEKARARHTARGKLLPRDRVDALLDPGSPFLELAPLAAEGMYGGAAPAAGVIAGIGRVSGRECVIVANDATVKGGTYYPMTVKKHLRAQEVALENRLPCLYLVDSGGAFLPMQDEVFPDREHFGRIFYNQARMSGAGIPQIAAVLGSCTAGGAYVPAMSDEAVIVRNQGTIFLGGPPLVKAATGEVVTAEELGGGEVHSRTSGVTDHLAEDDAHALRIVRNIVATLPERGALPWSVEAPEEPKVDPYGLYGAVPVDSRTPYDAREIIARIVDGSRFQEFKSEFGQTLVTGFARIHGHPVGIIANNGILFAESAQKGAHFIELCDQRGIPLLFLQNISGFMVGKDYEAGGIAKHGAKMVTAVACTRVPKLTVVVGGSYGAGNYSMCGRAYSPRFLWMWPNAKISVMGGEQAASVLATVKRDQIEGAGQEWPAEDEEAFKAPVRAQYEEQGNAYYATARLWDDGVIDPMETRQVLGLALTACANAPLGDSGFGIFRM
- a CDS encoding SACE_7040 family transcriptional regulator, producing MSTRAAAPTRREQILSEAARLFAARGFHGVGVDEIGAAVGISGPGLYRHFAGKDAMLAELLVGISERLLTGGRHRVAEAAGDPARVLSSLIDGHIDFALDDRALITLHDRELDRLREADRKLVRQLQRQYVELWVEVVRELHPEVGEAEVRVAVHAVFGLLNSTPHLAALGREAVESLLRRLAHGAFGALSA
- a CDS encoding siderophore-interacting protein, with amino-acid sequence MTATASDAPAVAHFRFFELEVLRTRRLGHSFLRVTFGGESLAGFRSGGFDQSLSLFLPAPDQEHTVLPSTDEDTWFAAWRAMPDEERPVMRSYTVREQRRTPEGADEVDIDFVLHGDSSPASRWAGRAVTGRRIMAIGPAVAENKSVRFQPPADTDEIWMYADETALPAAGAILDRLPAGTRVKAWFEVPHEDDRLDLRAPADADITWIVRESSGRERTEQVLGALRAAAPTTAVAPYAWLAGEAGTIRAVRRHVVQERSVDRRAVRFTGYWRLGASEEQLLAEAYAGKAPSEDPASEL
- a CDS encoding hydroxymethylglutaryl-CoA lyase yields the protein MNVPAPGLPARVRIHEVGARDGLQNEKSAVPTKVKAEFIRRLAAAGLTTIEATSFVHPKWVPQLADAEELFPQLADIDAHLPVLVPNERGLDRALALGATRIAVFGSATETFASRNLNRTVAESLAMFEPVVARAKEGGAHVRGYLSMCFGDPWEGAVPVHQVVSVAKALLDLGCDELSLGDTIGVATPGHVQALLSALNEAGVTTDRIGVHFHDTYGQALSNTLAALQHGVSTVDASAGGLGGCPYAKSATGNLATEDLVWMLDGLGIETGVDLSALTATSVWMAERLGRPSPSRTVRALSHKE